Proteins from a single region of Pseudanabaena sp. PCC 6802:
- a CDS encoding HlyD family secretion protein has translation MLNETNFDFLKPIQSEEFLPPLGRWTVMGGLFISTAFVATVTLAAVIRYTPSVRVYGTIRPTGEIRLAQSAIEGIVSSIHVQEHQTIKRGQAIATVDNYQLQTKQKQLEASIQSSQAQLTQIATQVVALDRQMASAAHLMHRTVASAQATLSHNQRDYRDRQITTQADVQEALSAMEMAKIEMQRYQKLANTGAITDLQIQEKEQAFKIAQARLEKVKAALDPSNASVAIATEQIAQERARGEAALAALLQERDRVLSRQIDLKNQLDRDLQELQKIKSDLQKRTVVAPIDGTVLKLDLRNPGQMVQPGTEIAQIAPNRAPLIVKALVPSRDISKIQICQAEKATDCQEGRVQLRVAAYPYPEYGTLNGAIRSRSPDAIATQSNEIGTPSQYYEVTIQPEKLYLEKGDRQYPIQAGMEISADILSREETVLTFLLRKTRLLAGF, from the coding sequence ATGCTTAACGAAACCAATTTTGACTTTCTCAAGCCCATTCAAAGTGAAGAATTTCTGCCCCCGCTAGGTCGATGGACGGTAATGGGCGGGCTGTTTATTTCTACTGCATTTGTGGCAACAGTCACCCTTGCAGCCGTTATTCGGTATACCCCCAGTGTCAGAGTCTATGGCACAATTCGCCCAACCGGAGAAATAAGGCTTGCCCAGTCAGCAATTGAAGGGATTGTTAGCAGCATCCACGTCCAAGAACATCAGACGATAAAACGGGGTCAGGCGATCGCCACGGTTGACAATTACCAACTCCAGACCAAACAAAAGCAGCTAGAGGCGTCCATCCAAAGCAGCCAGGCACAACTGACTCAAATAGCCACTCAAGTAGTTGCTCTAGATCGGCAGATGGCATCAGCCGCCCATTTGATGCATCGCACCGTTGCCTCTGCTCAAGCAACCCTCAGCCACAATCAACGCGACTATCGAGATCGGCAAATTACCACGCAGGCAGACGTGCAAGAAGCCTTATCTGCCATGGAGATGGCAAAGATAGAGATGCAGCGCTATCAAAAATTGGCAAACACTGGAGCCATTACCGATCTGCAAATTCAGGAAAAGGAACAGGCATTCAAAATTGCCCAGGCTCGCCTGGAGAAAGTAAAAGCGGCACTCGACCCCAGCAATGCTTCAGTCGCGATCGCGACAGAACAAATCGCCCAGGAACGAGCTAGGGGAGAAGCAGCACTGGCTGCGTTGCTTCAAGAACGCGATCGCGTACTCAGCAGACAAATCGATTTAAAGAATCAACTCGATCGCGATCTCCAGGAACTGCAAAAGATTAAAAGCGATCTGCAAAAGAGAACAGTTGTGGCACCAATCGATGGAACAGTGCTCAAACTAGATCTGCGCAATCCAGGTCAGATGGTACAGCCCGGTACTGAGATCGCCCAAATTGCCCCCAATCGCGCTCCACTCATTGTGAAGGCTCTAGTACCATCGCGAGATATTAGCAAGATCCAGATCTGCCAGGCAGAAAAGGCGACAGACTGTCAGGAGGGCAGGGTACAACTGCGAGTGGCTGCCTATCCTTACCCGGAATACGGTACGCTCAACGGTGCGATCAGATCGAGATCGCCTGACGCGATCGCTACTCAAAGTAATGAAATCGGTACGCCAAGCCAGTACTATGAAGTGACTATTCAACCCGAAAAGCTGTATTTAGAGAAGGGCGATCGTCAATATCCAATTCAAGCTGGCATGGAAATTTCCGCAGATATCCTCTCTCGCGAAGAGACTGTTTTGACTTTCTTGCTAAGAAAGACAAGACTATTAGCAGGTTTTTAG
- a CDS encoding DUF1993 domain-containing protein, producing MKTAIAPDMFPFGTQIAFTCNQPRNFALWCLGQSANNLNPDVASLDEARGHISSTKELLASINITDSKLSELNRLDLGQGLYAELSGLSYVDDFLMPNFYFHITTAYNILRMAGAPIGKRDFMMHLVPSLKHQSNA from the coding sequence GTGAAAACTGCTATAGCGCCCGATATGTTTCCTTTCGGCACACAAATCGCATTTACTTGCAATCAGCCTCGCAATTTCGCATTGTGGTGCTTAGGACAGTCGGCGAATAACTTGAACCCCGATGTAGCATCTCTAGATGAGGCGCGTGGTCATATTTCATCGACTAAGGAGTTGTTGGCAAGTATTAATATTACTGATTCTAAACTGTCAGAACTCAATCGGCTCGATCTTGGACAAGGGCTATATGCAGAATTATCTGGACTTTCGTATGTAGATGATTTTCTGATGCCAAACTTTTATTTCCATATAACAACGGCGTACAATATCCTGCGTATGGCAGGAGCACCAATAGGTAAGCGTGACTTTATGATGCATTTAGTACCTTCTCTGAAACATCAAAGCAATGCATAA
- a CDS encoding peptidase domain-containing ABC transporter → MKYQNVLQHSEEDCGAACLATISKYYGRNFSISHIREAVGTGQLGTTLLGLIQGSETLGFNSRGVKADPQILDRMKELPLPAIIHWQGNHYVVFYGQRGQNYVIADPAVGILYLSRKELLAGWTHGVTLLLEPDPIRFTEKEDDAIASFWRFLNPVWSYRSILGEALLINLILGLLSLALPFLIQILTDDVLVRGDRQLLVGIVAAVGVMQLMSSSLQLVQFNLIAHFAQRLELGLILEFGRKILRLPLSYYESHRSGEIVSRLRDIEEINQLVSQVVVSLPSQLFVAVISLGLMLYYSGKLVAVALAIAAFMTISTIVLMPVLRHRIRRLLVIEAENQGVLVETFKGALTVKTTSAAPQFWEEFQSRFGRLANVTFKTIQIGIINRTFSIFVAGVGNVILLWFGSHLVISQELSIGQLLAFNTMNANFLVFLNVVVRFVSDFIRANTAVQRLAEVIDSTPETQGRAPKPWVAIPSDADIACTRLNYHYAGRVNLLTDFSLTIPGGKITALIGRSGCGKSSLAKLIASLYDLQSGNIRIGIYNLQDIALDCLRQQVVLIPQEPHFWSRSILENFRLGAPHATFEQIVKACQIAEADDFISNLPDKYQTVLGEFGANISGGQRQRLAIARAIVSDPPILILDESTAGLDPASEAQVLDRLLLHRRGKTTVLISHRPRVINRADWLVVLDRGELVLEGTLHDLHSKPGNHLDFLRP, encoded by the coding sequence ATGAAATACCAGAACGTCCTACAGCATAGTGAAGAAGATTGCGGTGCTGCTTGTTTGGCAACAATATCCAAATATTATGGACGTAACTTTAGCATCAGTCATATCCGCGAAGCCGTTGGTACTGGGCAACTAGGTACTACACTGCTAGGGTTGATTCAAGGATCAGAGACACTGGGGTTCAACTCCAGAGGCGTTAAAGCAGACCCACAGATCCTGGATCGGATGAAGGAACTGCCTCTACCAGCAATTATTCACTGGCAAGGCAATCACTATGTAGTTTTCTACGGGCAGCGAGGGCAAAACTACGTCATTGCCGATCCAGCAGTTGGGATTCTCTATCTGTCTAGAAAAGAACTGTTAGCAGGTTGGACGCATGGCGTAACGCTCTTATTAGAGCCAGATCCAATCCGCTTTACAGAGAAAGAGGACGATGCGATCGCTAGCTTTTGGCGATTTCTCAATCCTGTCTGGAGTTATCGTTCTATCTTGGGCGAAGCTTTACTGATTAATCTCATACTGGGCTTACTCTCGCTTGCCTTGCCATTTTTAATTCAAATCCTCACTGATGATGTATTGGTACGGGGCGATCGTCAATTGCTAGTGGGAATTGTCGCGGCTGTAGGGGTAATGCAACTCATGAGTAGTAGCTTGCAGCTCGTGCAATTTAATCTAATTGCCCACTTTGCCCAGCGGCTGGAACTGGGACTAATCCTGGAGTTTGGGCGAAAAATTTTACGCTTGCCACTCTCATACTACGAATCCCATCGCAGTGGAGAAATAGTCAGTCGTTTGCGAGATATTGAAGAAATTAACCAGCTAGTTTCCCAGGTGGTGGTGAGTTTACCCAGCCAATTGTTTGTTGCTGTCATATCTCTAGGCTTAATGCTGTACTACAGTGGGAAATTAGTGGCTGTGGCGCTAGCGATCGCGGCATTTATGACGATATCGACGATTGTTTTGATGCCCGTGTTGCGCCATCGCATCCGCAGGTTATTGGTAATAGAAGCAGAGAATCAAGGTGTTTTGGTGGAGACGTTTAAGGGGGCGCTTACCGTCAAAACCACAAGTGCCGCCCCACAATTTTGGGAGGAATTTCAAAGTCGATTCGGACGCTTAGCCAATGTCACTTTTAAAACAATTCAAATTGGTATTATCAATCGCACGTTCTCCATTTTTGTGGCAGGAGTGGGCAATGTGATTTTGCTCTGGTTTGGCAGCCACTTGGTAATTAGTCAGGAACTCAGCATCGGTCAGCTACTGGCATTCAACACGATGAATGCAAACTTCCTCGTATTCCTCAATGTCGTCGTTCGCTTTGTTAGTGATTTTATTCGCGCCAATACTGCAGTCCAGCGTCTTGCTGAAGTGATTGATTCTACCCCCGAAACCCAAGGCCGCGCTCCCAAACCCTGGGTTGCTATTCCTAGCGATGCAGATATCGCTTGTACGCGACTTAATTATCACTATGCTGGTAGAGTGAACTTGCTGACAGATTTTTCTTTAACTATTCCAGGTGGTAAGATTACCGCTTTGATTGGAAGATCTGGCTGTGGGAAAAGCAGTTTGGCGAAATTAATTGCCAGCCTGTACGATCTTCAATCTGGCAACATTCGCATTGGTATCTATAACCTGCAAGATATCGCCCTCGATTGCCTTCGCCAACAGGTAGTTCTAATCCCACAAGAACCTCATTTTTGGAGCCGTTCTATTCTAGAAAATTTCCGTTTAGGTGCTCCGCACGCGACTTTCGAGCAGATTGTGAAAGCTTGTCAGATTGCTGAAGCTGATGATTTTATCAGCAATCTACCGGATAAATATCAAACGGTACTCGGTGAGTTCGGTGCCAACATATCCGGCGGGCAGCGGCAGCGGCTGGCGATCGCTAGAGCGATTGTTAGCGATCCACCCATACTGATTTTGGATGAATCGACTGCTGGTCTCGATCCTGCCAGCGAAGCCCAAGTACTCGATCGATTATTGTTACATCGCAGGGGTAAGACAACAGTTCTAATCAGTCACCGTCCCAGAGTAATTAATCGAGCGGATTGGCTTGTAGTGCTAGATCGCGGCGAGCTAGTTTTGGAAGGAACTCTCCACGATCTGCACAGTAAACCGGGGAACCACCTGGATTTTCTGCGTCCATAA
- a CDS encoding sigma-70 family RNA polymerase sigma factor: protein MTIGYFASPVENPLSDLELFRALKAKHPSILEQLYDCYGDLMYSLAWQILRNHQEAEDLLQEVFLNLWQNCTYNPERGSLKTFLMILVRSRAIDRLRWQKKTLNMLERSGKEVNTGQPGIVSLDEVASDEVAQRVRSALEDLPDKQRIAIEMAYFGGLTQQEISQHLEVSVGTVKSWFRLGFTKLRQSLQDLMS from the coding sequence TTGACTATCGGCTACTTTGCATCTCCTGTGGAAAACCCGCTCTCGGATTTAGAGCTGTTTAGGGCGCTAAAAGCAAAACATCCCTCTATTTTGGAGCAGTTATATGACTGCTACGGAGATCTCATGTATAGCCTGGCATGGCAAATTCTCAGAAATCATCAAGAGGCAGAAGATCTGCTTCAAGAAGTTTTTCTGAACTTATGGCAAAACTGTACTTACAACCCAGAGCGAGGATCGCTCAAGACTTTTTTGATGATATTGGTGCGATCGCGGGCAATCGATCGCTTGCGATGGCAAAAGAAAACTTTAAACATGCTGGAGCGATCGGGTAAGGAGGTTAATACTGGACAACCTGGAATAGTTTCTCTAGATGAAGTAGCTTCTGATGAAGTAGCTCAGCGCGTCCGATCTGCGCTAGAGGATTTGCCAGACAAGCAGCGTATAGCAATTGAAATGGCCTACTTTGGTGGGCTGACACAACAGGAAATATCCCAGCATCTGGAAGTTTCCGTCGGCACTGTTAAAAGTTGGTTTCGTTTGGGGTTTACTAAGCTAAGACAATCACTACAAGACCTGATGAGCTAG
- a CDS encoding anti-sigma factor domain-containing protein, with the protein MPEPTSQQPLPEHLEELAAGYVLNALSPEETVELERYLQENPASLARIEQLQEVMGLMAHLSPRLTAPLHLKTKIMGAVRSSVAELPRARRLPKPDWGKVVLAAIALATLALGVDNYYLRQKLTSVKMTFDSNREVVETYVFELRGTPAAVNASGKVILDLHTGKALFGLHNLPTLPEGEAYYLWAFTQDKKILCGKFNTTSTGQIVSVLPIPVKEYSSAVKFMRISRESTTNSSDPKKKFLVMTSEL; encoded by the coding sequence ATGCCTGAACCAACCTCCCAACAGCCATTACCAGAACACTTGGAAGAGTTAGCGGCAGGATATGTTCTTAATGCGCTCTCCCCTGAAGAAACGGTGGAACTCGAACGTTACCTCCAGGAAAATCCTGCATCGCTCGCTCGCATAGAACAGTTGCAAGAAGTCATGGGACTGATGGCGCACCTCTCCCCTAGATTAACTGCACCTCTTCATCTGAAAACAAAGATTATGGGGGCAGTACGATCTTCTGTGGCTGAATTGCCTAGAGCTAGACGGTTGCCTAAACCTGACTGGGGGAAAGTTGTCCTTGCCGCTATTGCTTTAGCAACTCTAGCACTCGGAGTTGACAATTATTACTTGCGCCAAAAACTGACCTCGGTCAAGATGACGTTTGATAGCAATCGAGAGGTGGTGGAAACTTATGTGTTTGAACTGAGGGGCACGCCTGCTGCTGTAAACGCCTCAGGGAAAGTTATATTGGACTTACACACTGGTAAAGCGTTATTTGGTCTCCACAATCTACCGACCTTACCAGAAGGAGAAGCATATTACTTATGGGCGTTTACCCAGGATAAGAAAATTCTCTGTGGCAAGTTCAATACTACTTCGACTGGTCAAATTGTCAGCGTACTTCCAATACCTGTTAAAGAATATAGCAGCGCTGTGAAGTTCATGCGGATATCGCGTGAATCAACCACTAACTCTTCCGATCCTAAGAAAAAATTTCTCGTGATGACTAGCGAGTTGTAA
- a CDS encoding tyrosine-type recombinase/integrase, which produces MNSYPLPSLTQSTHTDERRSGDRPTDLRSRYIHDFLASRHLAPNTRKAYTKELNRFLTWSNLPLPEIGTKQIVQFKQYLEAERHLKPASINRAIAAIASFYNWLIQAYPSQYSQNPTQAIDFASVPVPIARDLSESEVMRLWHVVTNSNASDSVQLRNAALLSILSHGLRASEVAGLTVGDFDGKRLYVRVAKDDSTGTVPLNGQAREHITNYLNWREKQFQKLADSSPLLLSCSNRNQGEALSYEGIYKIVAAWGIKAEIPNLHPHRLRHTYATKLLLLGMDSYLARSLTRHQSEASFNRYAKRARSIAAEKAFYQAIGEEND; this is translated from the coding sequence ATGAATAGCTATCCTCTCCCTTCACTCACACAGAGTACTCATACGGATGAGAGACGGTCGGGCGATCGCCCGACCGACCTGAGATCTAGATACATCCACGATTTTTTGGCATCGCGCCATCTCGCTCCCAATACGCGCAAGGCTTATACCAAAGAATTAAATCGATTTCTCACCTGGAGCAATCTTCCACTTCCTGAGATCGGGACTAAGCAGATCGTTCAATTCAAACAATATTTAGAAGCGGAGCGACATCTCAAACCTGCTTCGATCAATCGCGCGATCGCGGCGATCGCGAGTTTTTACAACTGGCTAATCCAGGCTTATCCCAGCCAATACAGCCAGAATCCCACGCAGGCGATTGACTTCGCATCCGTGCCTGTTCCCATCGCTCGAGATTTATCAGAATCTGAGGTTATGCGCCTGTGGCATGTGGTGACAAATTCTAACGCTTCAGACTCCGTACAGTTGCGCAACGCCGCATTATTATCTATTCTCAGCCACGGGTTGCGCGCTAGCGAAGTAGCGGGTTTAACTGTCGGCGATTTTGACGGCAAGCGATTATACGTTCGAGTTGCTAAGGATGACTCCACAGGGACAGTACCTTTGAACGGACAAGCTAGAGAGCACATTACCAACTATCTCAACTGGAGAGAAAAGCAGTTTCAAAAACTAGCAGACTCATCTCCCCTACTACTTTCTTGCAGCAATCGCAATCAGGGAGAAGCTCTCAGCTATGAGGGCATTTACAAAATTGTGGCAGCGTGGGGGATAAAGGCAGAGATTCCAAACTTACATCCCCACAGGCTGCGACACACCTATGCTACCAAGCTATTGCTGCTAGGCATGGATAGCTATCTGGCTCGCAGTCTAACCCGCCACCAATCAGAGGCCAGCTTCAATCGCTATGCCAAGCGAGCCAGGTCTATAGCTGCTGAAAAAGCTTTTTATCAAGCGATCGGCGAGGAGAATGATTAG
- a CDS encoding superoxide dismutase family protein has product MLTQSMHNRRSICLALTIGIALPIAIALPATRTSAAPGKTATAKLLDAKKQAIGTVKFAETPKGLQATVEVKGLNPGEHAIHVHEFGKCDPPNFLSAGEHFDPSKTTKKPKHEAKTKGKTPAGDLPNIKVKSDGTGTLTAILPGLNLGNGSNSLLKPGGTAVIVHAGANGKSTIPGVDAKTRIACGVVTP; this is encoded by the coding sequence ATGTTAACGCAGTCCATGCACAATCGCCGATCGATTTGTCTCGCCCTCACGATCGGCATTGCCCTACCGATCGCAATTGCCCTACCAGCCACCCGCACGTCAGCCGCTCCTGGCAAGACTGCCACAGCTAAACTCCTGGATGCGAAAAAACAGGCGATCGGCACTGTTAAATTCGCGGAAACTCCCAAGGGACTGCAAGCCACTGTAGAGGTGAAGGGGCTGAATCCTGGCGAACATGCCATTCACGTCCATGAATTCGGTAAGTGCGATCCGCCCAACTTCTTATCCGCTGGCGAGCATTTCGATCCATCAAAAACCACTAAAAAGCCAAAACACGAAGCGAAGACAAAAGGGAAAACACCAGCCGGCGATCTGCCCAACATCAAAGTAAAATCAGATGGTACGGGGACGTTAACTGCGATTCTGCCAGGTCTAAATCTAGGAAATGGTTCCAATTCGCTACTAAAACCAGGCGGTACCGCTGTAATCGTTCATGCGGGAGCTAATGGCAAATCTACAATTCCGGGTGTCGATGCGAAAACTAGAATTGCATGTGGTGTAGTCACGCCGTAG
- a CDS encoding helix-turn-helix domain-containing protein, which translates to MPSAVAVPIRQRMIELRQQGKSYRAIAEALGQSRHSVRQICRRWSQGGDSALTPDYQHCGHGGIRSERLIWRAAI; encoded by the coding sequence ATGCCCAGTGCAGTAGCTGTCCCCATCCGTCAACGGATGATAGAACTGCGTCAACAAGGCAAAAGTTATAGAGCGATCGCAGAGGCATTAGGACAATCGCGCCACAGTGTGCGGCAAATCTGTCGGCGCTGGAGCCAAGGAGGAGACAGTGCATTGACCCCGGATTATCAACACTGTGGACATGGAGGGATCCGCTCAGAGCGATTAATTTGGCGAGCCGCAATTTAG
- a CDS encoding DUF6151 family protein → MANSIRCHCGKLKGTLNQSQAVNRCVCYCADCQAFARFLKREPEILDEVGGTNIIQTIPANITFTEGIENLACMRLTANGMLRWYAACCNTPIGNTLSTPNLSFIGVIHTCLISDPTSLDSVLGPVRMYVNTESAIGENKPKPAGVLSGTLRAIGMMLKARFDGRYKQTPFFVMESRTPIVVPKVLNAEELKNVKNTVQ, encoded by the coding sequence ATGGCTAACTCGATTCGTTGTCATTGTGGCAAACTCAAGGGCACGCTGAACCAAAGTCAAGCAGTAAACAGATGTGTGTGCTACTGTGCGGATTGCCAAGCCTTCGCCCGTTTCCTAAAACGAGAGCCTGAAATACTCGACGAAGTGGGAGGAACTAACATTATTCAGACCATCCCTGCTAATATCACGTTTACCGAAGGCATCGAGAATTTGGCCTGTATGCGTCTTACAGCGAATGGGATGCTGCGATGGTACGCTGCGTGTTGTAATACTCCAATCGGTAATACGCTTTCAACCCCCAACCTCTCTTTCATTGGTGTTATCCATACCTGCTTGATTTCAGATCCAACTTCGTTGGACAGCGTGTTGGGGCCTGTCAGAATGTACGTCAACACCGAATCGGCGATCGGGGAAAATAAGCCCAAACCAGCAGGAGTTCTATCTGGCACCTTGCGCGCGATCGGTATGATGCTGAAAGCGCGTTTTGATGGTAGGTACAAACAAACCCCCTTCTTTGTTATGGAATCCCGTACTCCGATTGTTGTCCCGAAAGTGCTTAACGCTGAGGAGTTGAAGAACGTAAAGAATACTGTACAATAA
- a CDS encoding Uma2 family endonuclease, with product MTSLTLPLVFDLTHVHLSDEQFYQLCINNPDIPLERNAQGALIVMSPVGGESGNNEIEIGTDLAIWNRQTQLGKVFSSSTLFKLPGGGDRSPDVAWVEISRWQALAPEQRQKFPPIAPDFAIELRSPTDKLETLRQKMQEYMNSGVRLAWMFNPQAQEVEIYRQGQPKEIRQLPTALSGEAVLPGFVLKVERFDAF from the coding sequence ATGACTTCGCTCACACTGCCACTCGTATTCGATCTCACCCACGTACATCTGAGCGACGAGCAGTTTTATCAACTCTGTATCAACAATCCCGATATTCCGCTCGAACGGAATGCCCAAGGAGCTTTGATTGTTATGTCACCAGTTGGAGGAGAGAGCGGCAACAATGAAATAGAGATTGGTACAGATTTGGCAATCTGGAATCGTCAGACGCAATTAGGTAAGGTGTTTAGCTCTTCTACGCTATTTAAGTTACCGGGTGGGGGCGATCGCTCGCCAGATGTGGCTTGGGTTGAGATCTCTCGTTGGCAAGCACTCGCTCCCGAGCAGCGCCAAAAATTCCCACCGATCGCCCCAGATTTTGCGATCGAACTGCGCTCTCCTACAGATAAGCTGGAGACGTTACGACAAAAGATGCAAGAGTATATGAACAGCGGCGTGCGACTTGCCTGGATGTTTAATCCCCAAGCGCAGGAAGTAGAGATTTATCGTCAAGGGCAACCCAAAGAGATTCGCCAACTGCCAACGGCATTATCTGGGGAAGCAGTTTTGCCTGGATTTGTTTTAAAGGTCGAGCGGTTTGATGCATTCTAA